A region of Plantactinospora sp. BC1 DNA encodes the following proteins:
- a CDS encoding FG-GAP-like repeat-containing protein, which yields MLSTFVAWTRLRLLRIGAVGVTAGAVLIAGLPLSAGSAAASPTPPAPRVAGLLDADAAIAEARRIGRPVEATASGSPTSTLTARPDGLLELAQSAVPTRKRVDGVWKALNPTLVRQADSSITAAVTTNTVRLSPGGTGPLAELISGDRAVAFTAPMPLPAPALEGPTAVYADVLPGVDLTVRVTAEGAFSHTFVIKTRQAATHPQLTALSLSTTTRGVTLTADAVGNIAGRDRTGATVLTAPAPLMWDSTAPAAGATRRGQSSSDTPAPGRTAPVGVEVAPDMVTLSPDRDLLTGEKTVYPVYIDPSFTWTPVGPKMSGWATISYQHQSTNYWKDTPDLIGRMQVGNSGSQRSNTLINFPVPYGTLANAEISSATFKITNTRSWSCTDRTVYIYGPSTTLTSSNATWNHWEGVSKGSAIASRSFAYGYSGCDAAAVSFDITSKIRTDVTDRRATRTLWMVAANEASDTQSWKEFLQTSPTLTILYNHEPNKPTNLTTSPKTTCAGGSFVGDSSVSLYAPVSDRNGGTLGVSFKLWKTSDTTETAIASSNPNLLTYPSGSTAVLVVPVATLRAAAAGAATSLSWKVQATDFRSPSDWSGTCKFTFDPTRPGAPTIPQPVDGETAVGQPWTFPVTPPAGTTVPSGYVYQLNAGPPVDVPADAAGNATISAAPTRFVNTLSVTSVSAGGNFGDTASVTFNSIPSVDAADGDLTGDDSPDLLTVGGRYGLPSGLWLAPGGPGQGNIVATNIGARGNGVAGTTNPEDPASNNPADFNGALAVTGRFFGEGFQDLLVYYGSGPHAGGASILRGNGDGSVIESLRSGVQRFIVADQLRDENGNSPQQLVNAGDARGSGSPLPDLIGIAGSAEHGYRLTYHPNLGAPNGYILTYQTTALTPTGGTNWNDWTIATTQTTTGTAMFLWERTTGALHLWTALAYDEGTGQLTYTGHKLRDNGWNTGATIDLRAADTNADDIPDLWTTASGGQSTEWQVADLTAGNGTITAQPARALITADHAWQLNDNATGTVTTAKDTAGTLHATGTTGTTWSTGDQFDPDVAFNGTTGTLTTSGPAVPTNAAFTVSTWVKLNSHGGTVLSQDGTNTAGFKIWAESSNKSWRFAMSRSNVASPVWDTASAAPGSARLGVWTQLTAVYSPAAGNLHSMFLFVDGRNVASAAHTNLWNATNSFRIGATKTGASTYGGYLNGEVSLTQTWDVATMGPEPTAHDLNGDGRADIVAADSSGGLWLHPNTGNGGTSTFGTPVKVGSGWGGYRWNIRDWTMDGRADVLGIDADGILWMYPNDMGSPSFGQRRQVGVGWTTYNHATGNADGDRIPDHFGINTTTSELFYYPDGCCKVRIGTSGWTPYRIFPADLNSDGRDDIVGIDGHGNLWLYPNTGQAGPAMLGTRELIGAGWTPYRATVADINSDGIPDMVAIDTSNIVWLYPGTGTGRFSNDRIQLASNWTATTAKTIG from the coding sequence GTGTTGTCCACATTCGTCGCCTGGACGAGGCTGCGTTTGCTTCGCATCGGAGCCGTCGGCGTCACTGCCGGCGCCGTTCTGATCGCCGGCCTGCCGTTGTCCGCCGGCTCGGCCGCCGCCTCACCGACGCCTCCCGCCCCGCGGGTCGCCGGACTCCTCGACGCGGACGCGGCGATCGCCGAGGCGAGACGGATCGGCAGGCCAGTTGAGGCAACGGCCTCCGGCAGCCCGACATCCACCCTCACCGCCCGCCCGGACGGGCTGCTGGAGCTGGCGCAGTCGGCGGTACCGACCCGCAAGCGGGTCGACGGCGTCTGGAAGGCATTGAATCCGACGTTAGTCAGGCAGGCCGACAGCAGCATCACCGCAGCGGTCACCACCAACACTGTCCGCCTGTCCCCGGGCGGCACCGGCCCCTTAGCAGAGTTGATCAGCGGCGACCGGGCGGTGGCGTTCACCGCGCCGATGCCGCTGCCGGCCCCGGCGTTGGAGGGTCCGACCGCCGTCTACGCCGACGTGCTGCCCGGGGTGGACCTGACGGTACGGGTTACCGCCGAGGGGGCCTTCTCCCACACGTTCGTCATCAAGACCCGGCAGGCCGCTACACACCCACAGTTGACCGCGCTGAGTCTGTCCACCACCACCAGGGGCGTCACCCTCACCGCCGACGCGGTCGGAAACATCGCCGGCCGCGACCGCACCGGCGCCACGGTCCTCACCGCTCCCGCACCGCTCATGTGGGACTCCACAGCCCCCGCAGCAGGAGCCACCCGCCGGGGACAGTCCAGCTCCGATACTCCCGCCCCCGGGCGTACCGCCCCGGTCGGAGTCGAGGTCGCGCCGGACATGGTCACGCTCAGCCCCGACCGCGATCTTCTGACCGGGGAAAAGACCGTTTATCCGGTCTACATCGATCCCAGCTTCACCTGGACACCCGTCGGCCCGAAGATGTCCGGCTGGGCCACCATCTCCTACCAGCACCAATCAACGAATTATTGGAAGGACACCCCGGATCTGATCGGCCGTATGCAGGTCGGCAACTCCGGCAGTCAACGCTCCAACACCCTGATCAATTTCCCCGTTCCCTACGGCACCCTCGCAAACGCCGAAATCAGCTCCGCGACCTTCAAGATCACCAACACCCGGTCCTGGAGCTGCACCGACAGGACCGTCTACATCTACGGCCCCAGCACCACACTGACGTCGTCGAACGCCACCTGGAACCACTGGGAAGGCGTCAGCAAAGGCTCCGCCATCGCCTCCAGGAGCTTCGCCTACGGCTACTCCGGCTGCGACGCCGCCGCCGTCTCCTTCGACATCACCAGCAAGATCCGCACCGACGTCACCGACAGACGAGCCACCCGCACCCTCTGGATGGTCGCCGCCAACGAGGCCAGCGACACCCAGAGCTGGAAAGAGTTCCTCCAGACCAGCCCCACCCTGACGATCCTCTACAACCACGAACCGAACAAGCCCACGAACCTGACCACCTCCCCCAAGACCACCTGCGCCGGCGGCTCCTTCGTCGGCGACAGCAGCGTCTCGCTGTACGCGCCGGTATCCGACCGCAACGGCGGCACACTCGGTGTGTCGTTCAAGCTGTGGAAGACCAGCGACACCACCGAGACCGCGATCGCCTCGTCCAACCCCAACCTGCTGACCTACCCGTCCGGAAGCACGGCGGTACTCGTCGTTCCGGTCGCCACCCTGCGCGCCGCCGCCGCAGGTGCCGCCACAAGCTTGTCCTGGAAGGTGCAGGCCACCGACTTCCGCAGCCCCAGCGACTGGTCGGGCACCTGCAAGTTCACCTTCGACCCGACCAGGCCCGGCGCCCCGACAATTCCACAGCCCGTCGACGGGGAAACGGCAGTCGGGCAGCCGTGGACATTCCCCGTCACCCCACCGGCCGGGACCACGGTCCCGAGCGGGTACGTCTACCAGCTCAACGCGGGCCCGCCGGTCGACGTGCCCGCCGACGCCGCCGGCAACGCCACGATCAGCGCCGCCCCCACCCGATTCGTCAACACGCTGTCTGTCACCAGCGTCTCCGCCGGCGGGAACTTTGGCGACACCGCCAGCGTCACCTTCAACTCGATACCGAGCGTCGACGCGGCCGACGGCGACCTCACCGGCGACGACTCCCCCGACCTCCTCACCGTCGGCGGCCGGTACGGACTGCCGTCCGGACTTTGGCTCGCGCCCGGAGGCCCCGGACAGGGCAATATCGTCGCTACCAACATCGGCGCCCGCGGCAACGGCGTCGCCGGCACCACCAACCCAGAGGACCCGGCCAGTAACAACCCGGCGGACTTCAACGGCGCCCTTGCCGTCACCGGCCGCTTCTTCGGCGAAGGCTTCCAAGACCTCCTCGTCTACTACGGCAGCGGCCCGCACGCCGGCGGGGCCAGCATCCTGCGCGGCAACGGCGACGGCTCCGTCATCGAATCCCTACGCAGTGGTGTCCAGCGGTTCATCGTCGCCGACCAGCTCCGCGACGAGAACGGCAACTCCCCCCAGCAGTTGGTCAACGCTGGCGACGCCCGCGGCAGCGGCTCCCCGCTGCCCGACCTGATCGGCATCGCCGGCAGCGCCGAGCACGGCTACCGCCTCACCTACCACCCCAACCTGGGCGCACCAAACGGCTACATCCTCACCTACCAGACCACCGCCCTGACCCCTACCGGTGGCACGAACTGGAACGACTGGACGATCGCGACCACCCAGACCACCACCGGCACCGCCATGTTCCTCTGGGAACGCACCACCGGGGCCCTGCACCTGTGGACCGCGCTCGCCTACGACGAGGGCACCGGCCAGCTCACGTACACCGGCCATAAGCTGCGCGACAACGGCTGGAACACCGGCGCCACCATCGACCTCCGCGCCGCTGACACCAACGCCGACGACATCCCCGACCTGTGGACCACAGCGAGTGGCGGTCAGAGCACCGAGTGGCAGGTCGCCGACCTCACCGCCGGGAACGGGACCATCACTGCCCAGCCTGCCCGGGCGTTGATCACCGCCGATCACGCCTGGCAACTCAACGACAACGCCACCGGCACGGTCACCACCGCCAAGGACACCGCCGGCACCCTGCACGCCACCGGCACCACCGGCACCACCTGGAGCACCGGCGACCAGTTCGACCCCGACGTCGCCTTCAACGGCACCACCGGCACCCTCACCACCAGCGGACCGGCCGTACCCACCAACGCCGCCTTCACCGTCTCGACCTGGGTCAAACTCAACAGCCACGGCGGCACGGTCCTGTCCCAGGACGGCACCAATACCGCCGGATTCAAGATCTGGGCCGAATCCAGCAACAAGTCATGGCGCTTCGCTATGTCACGAAGCAACGTGGCAAGCCCAGTCTGGGACACCGCCAGCGCCGCCCCCGGATCGGCTCGCCTCGGGGTGTGGACCCAGCTGACAGCCGTGTACAGCCCCGCCGCCGGCAACCTGCACAGCATGTTCCTCTTCGTCGACGGCCGTAACGTCGCCTCAGCCGCCCACACCAACCTGTGGAACGCCACCAACAGCTTCCGAATCGGCGCCACCAAAACCGGGGCAAGCACCTACGGCGGCTACCTCAACGGCGAGGTGTCCCTCACCCAAACCTGGGACGTGGCCACCATGGGCCCAGAACCGACAGCCCACGACCTCAACGGAGACGGCCGCGCCGACATCGTCGCCGCCGACTCCTCCGGAGGACTCTGGCTGCACCCCAACACCGGAAACGGTGGTACATCCACCTTCGGCACACCCGTCAAGGTCGGAAGCGGATGGGGCGGCTACCGGTGGAACATCCGCGACTGGACGATGGACGGCCGCGCCGACGTCCTCGGCATCGACGCCGACGGCATCCTCTGGATGTACCCCAACGACATGGGCTCACCAAGCTTCGGACAACGCCGCCAGGTCGGCGTCGGCTGGACCACCTACAACCACGCCACCGGCAACGCCGACGGCGACCGGATCCCCGACCACTTCGGCATCAACACCACGACGAGCGAACTCTTCTACTACCCCGACGGATGCTGCAAAGTCCGTATCGGCACCTCCGGCTGGACCCCCTACCGCATCTTCCCGGCGGACCTCAACTCCGACGGCCGCGACGACATCGTCGGAATCGACGGCCACGGCAATCTGTGGCTCTACCCCAACACCGGTCAAGCGGGCCCAGCGATGCTCGGCACCCGCGAACTCATCGGCGCGGGATGGACCCCCTACCGGGCGACGGTAGCCGACATCAACTCCGACGGCATACCAGACATGGTCGCTATCGACACCAGCAACATCGTCTGGCTCTACCCCGGTACCGGCACCGGCCGCTTCAGCAACGACCGCATCCAACTCGCCAGCAACTGGACAGCCACCACCGCCAAAACCATCGGCTGA
- a CDS encoding transposase encodes MTTLASTTACSLTSATDCSRRGRTDRLLDLALARLKEAGLVRERTTQRTDSTHVLAAVRDPPRTGHRSGARRPAVRSGIEGIICEFIHDHDTRRCRYRGQAKAHLQHVLTAIAVNVERLSRQPQMKSRPHGRRPPSRNIATSRESGA; translated from the coding sequence CTGACGACCCTGGCTTCCACCACAGCGTGCTCACTGACTTCCGCGACCGACTGCTCGAGGAGGGGCCGGACCGATCGGCTTCTCGACCTCGCTCTCGCCCGGCTCAAGGAAGCCGGCCTGGTCCGCGAGCGGACCACCCAGCGCACCGACTCCACCCACGTCCTCGCCGCCGTACGCGACCCGCCTCGAACTGGTCACCGCAGCGGTGCGCGCCGCCCCGCAGTGAGATCCGGCATCGAGGGCATCATCTGCGAGTTCATCCATGACCACGACACGCGCCGCTGCCGCTACCGGGGACAGGCCAAGGCACACCTGCAACACGTTCTCACCGCCATCGCCGTCAACGTCGAGCGCCTCAGCCGCCAGCCCCAGATGAAATCACGCCCCCACGGCCGCCGACCGCCTTCCAGGAATATTGCGACCAGCAGGGAATCCGGCGCCTGA
- a CDS encoding tyrosine-type recombinase/integrase, whose protein sequence is MAWIEQRGTRYRVRLRLPDGTVTTDSSHPTYRTADIRRKQVDLDQALDTYLDPTLGRITLTEWVAIWEAGHIAGDAKWAAYRSHLRNHILPRFGDTPLTKITRQTVKVFVKQLRTHLADSSTASVMSLLGLLMREAVADGRIPHNPCQGVKVITRERPERPTATPTQVNTIAGRIERRSDQILVTTAAYTGMRWGELAGLARTNTRLGHGLIRIDPDHGALHEVQGRLYLGPPKTAGSARDIHLPPFLITLLQELLDSHDHDLVFSGARGAYLRRSSMSRRVFRPAVDGNPQTHTGPVIEGMHFHDLRHTHKTWMIEDQIPEIAQARRLGHRLPGIRGIYSHVTPTMIADITRALEDRWQTTQPDNGKRRHLRAA, encoded by the coding sequence ATGGCATGGATAGAACAACGCGGCACCCGCTACCGGGTCCGACTACGACTCCCCGACGGCACCGTCACCACCGACTCCTCCCACCCCACCTACAGGACTGCGGACATCCGGCGTAAGCAGGTCGACCTCGACCAAGCCCTCGACACCTACCTCGACCCCACCCTCGGCCGCATCACCCTCACCGAATGGGTCGCCATCTGGGAAGCCGGCCACATCGCCGGCGACGCGAAATGGGCCGCCTACCGCAGCCACCTCCGCAACCACATACTCCCCCGCTTCGGCGACACACCCCTCACCAAAATCACCCGCCAGACCGTCAAAGTCTTCGTCAAACAACTCCGAACCCACCTCGCCGACAGCAGCACCGCCAGCGTCATGTCCCTACTCGGCCTACTCATGCGCGAAGCCGTCGCCGACGGCCGCATCCCCCACAACCCCTGCCAAGGAGTCAAAGTCATCACCCGCGAACGACCCGAACGCCCAACAGCCACCCCCACCCAGGTCAACACCATCGCCGGACGCATCGAACGCCGCTCCGACCAAATCCTCGTCACCACCGCCGCCTACACCGGCATGCGATGGGGCGAACTCGCCGGCCTCGCCCGCACCAACACCCGCCTCGGCCACGGCCTCATCCGCATCGACCCCGACCACGGGGCCCTCCACGAAGTCCAAGGCCGCCTCTACCTCGGCCCACCCAAAACTGCGGGCTCTGCCCGCGACATCCACCTTCCACCCTTCCTCATCACCCTCCTCCAAGAACTCCTCGACAGCCACGACCACGACCTCGTCTTCAGCGGCGCCCGCGGCGCATACCTCCGCCGCTCCAGCATGTCCCGCCGCGTCTTCCGCCCCGCCGTCGACGGCAACCCCCAAACCCACACCGGCCCAGTCATCGAAGGCATGCACTTCCACGACCTCCGCCACACCCACAAAACCTGGATGATCGAAGACCAGATCCCCGAAATCGCCCAAGCCCGCCGACTCGGCCACCGCCTACCCGGCATCCGCGGCATCTACAGCCACGTCACACCAACCATGATCGCCGACATCACAAGAGCACTCGAAGACCGCTGGCAAACAACCCAACCCGACAACGGCAAACGCCGCCACCTACGAGCAGCCTGA
- a CDS encoding tetratricopeptide repeat protein yields MGLFSRKSRANRSDVEQSRATYQRALALFDQKRWSEAADGFAEAAGADPGSSSCRLFLGVSLTNAGRWEEALEPLRACLDLRPEYFEAHNALGMALGKLGRFAEADEHIVHAARLGHPQAAITMRRRGIDYCRECHRPVHRTEPASVDVNVISPKVGMQCTACDEVFCVPCLIGDADSAFNVPCLRCGGELTVMELDRST; encoded by the coding sequence GTGGGTTTGTTCTCGCGCAAGAGCAGAGCCAATCGCTCGGACGTCGAGCAGTCGCGGGCGACGTACCAGCGCGCTCTGGCGCTGTTCGATCAGAAGCGTTGGTCGGAGGCAGCCGACGGGTTCGCCGAGGCAGCCGGCGCCGATCCGGGCTCGTCGAGCTGCCGACTGTTCCTCGGGGTCTCGCTAACCAACGCCGGTCGGTGGGAGGAGGCACTCGAGCCGCTGCGCGCGTGCCTCGATCTGCGACCGGAGTACTTCGAGGCGCACAACGCACTCGGCATGGCCCTCGGCAAGCTCGGCCGCTTCGCGGAGGCCGACGAGCACATCGTGCACGCCGCGCGCCTCGGCCACCCGCAAGCGGCGATCACCATGCGGCGGCGGGGTATCGACTACTGCCGCGAGTGCCACCGGCCCGTGCACCGGACGGAGCCGGCGAGCGTTGACGTCAACGTGATCTCACCCAAGGTCGGCATGCAGTGCACGGCCTGCGACGAGGTGTTCTGCGTTCCCTGCCTGATCGGCGACGCCGACTCGGCGTTCAACGTGCCGTGCCTTCGATGCGGCGGTGAACTCACTGTGATGGAACTGGACCGCTCGACCTAG
- a CDS encoding SigE family RNA polymerase sigma factor, with protein sequence MGLHLFRAGDDRDQEFADYYAARGARMRTTAYLLCGDWYLADDLTQVTFTKLYRSWRRISRHEALDQYVRRILLRAFLDEKRRPWRREFASGDETARLDRPVAAPDIESALVLRAALATLPPRQRAVLVLRFWDDLAVEQVAELLGVPAGTVKSQTARGLDRLRALLGRDLVEYRPPAGNGPPGRRAAVEGRATGENQTLGEVR encoded by the coding sequence ATGGGGTTACACCTGTTCCGTGCGGGTGACGACCGGGACCAGGAGTTCGCCGACTACTACGCGGCGCGCGGCGCCCGGATGCGGACCACCGCGTACCTGCTCTGCGGTGACTGGTACCTGGCCGACGACCTGACCCAGGTCACCTTCACCAAGCTCTACCGGAGCTGGCGTCGGATCTCCCGGCACGAGGCACTGGACCAGTACGTCCGGCGGATCCTGCTCCGGGCGTTCCTGGACGAGAAGCGGCGGCCCTGGCGCCGGGAGTTCGCCTCGGGCGACGAGACCGCCCGGCTCGACCGGCCGGTCGCGGCGCCGGACATCGAGAGCGCGCTGGTGCTGCGGGCCGCCCTGGCGACCCTGCCACCCCGGCAGCGGGCGGTACTGGTGCTGCGGTTCTGGGACGACCTCGCCGTCGAGCAGGTGGCCGAGTTGCTGGGCGTACCGGCCGGGACGGTGAAGAGCCAGACGGCCCGTGGCCTGGATCGGTTGCGCGCGCTGTTGGGCCGGGACCTCGTCGAGTACCGGCCGCCGGCCGGGAACGGGCCGCCCGGCCGGCGAGCGGCTGTCGAGGGTCGGGCCACAGGGGAGAACCAGACGCTGGGAGAGGTGCGATGA
- a CDS encoding ImmA/IrrE family metallo-endopeptidase: MSAPGFQGARLRMARELAGLSQAHLAGQVAVSAAAVSQFESGAARPSPETLTVLSGKLNVPVEFFNQPLVETHEGFFRSLRRTAVADRRRARAVAHVAHDLAVHATAAGQFPTGTVPQIGVDSLDAAGEEIERIAGQVRMEWKVPPGPIGDVVDLLEHHGVVVIRLPLGSTDVDAFSLPFSDHPVVVLGTDKNDRARSRFDAAHELAHLVLHGEQIWGVKEVEKQAHTFAAAFLMPADEIADQLPDTVDWSRLFELKRYWQVSLAALLMRARTLDRMSEGTYLTAIKAASARGWRRVEPVPLGTPERPCHLLNFLTSAASGTARQQMPTSVISALAEAA, translated from the coding sequence GTGAGCGCGCCGGGGTTCCAGGGGGCACGCCTGCGGATGGCCAGGGAGCTAGCCGGGCTCAGTCAGGCGCATCTTGCTGGGCAGGTAGCGGTCTCCGCAGCCGCTGTCAGCCAGTTCGAGAGCGGCGCCGCCCGGCCCAGTCCCGAGACGCTCACCGTCCTGAGCGGGAAACTCAACGTACCCGTCGAGTTCTTCAATCAACCCCTCGTGGAGACACACGAGGGATTCTTCCGGTCGCTGCGCCGCACCGCGGTCGCCGATCGCCGCCGGGCGCGCGCCGTTGCCCACGTCGCCCACGACCTCGCGGTGCACGCCACCGCGGCCGGGCAGTTCCCCACGGGAACCGTCCCGCAGATCGGGGTCGACAGCCTCGATGCTGCCGGCGAGGAGATCGAGCGCATCGCCGGGCAGGTCCGCATGGAGTGGAAAGTGCCCCCCGGGCCAATCGGGGACGTCGTGGACCTCCTCGAACACCACGGCGTCGTCGTCATCCGTCTGCCGTTGGGCAGCACCGACGTCGACGCCTTCTCCCTACCATTCAGTGACCACCCGGTCGTCGTACTCGGCACGGACAAGAACGACCGCGCAAGATCACGTTTCGACGCCGCCCACGAACTGGCCCACCTCGTTCTGCACGGCGAACAAATCTGGGGTGTTAAGGAAGTCGAGAAACAGGCACACACGTTCGCTGCGGCGTTCCTCATGCCCGCCGACGAAATCGCCGACCAATTGCCCGACACTGTCGATTGGTCAAGACTGTTCGAACTCAAGCGCTACTGGCAGGTCTCGCTGGCCGCGCTGCTTATGCGCGCCCGCACGCTCGATCGCATGAGCGAAGGCACCTACCTGACCGCGATCAAGGCCGCCTCGGCTCGCGGCTGGCGACGCGTCGAACCGGTTCCCCTCGGCACCCCCGAACGTCCCTGCCACCTACTGAACTTCCTCACCTCGGCCGCAAGCGGAACCGCCCGCCAGCAGATGCCCACCTCTGTCATCTCGGCACTCGCCGAAGCCGCGTAG
- a CDS encoding nucleotidyltransferase yields MAPRTTGEAFGEFDAALNLDRRELKQAQRRHQEVTEVLAEAGIASSTLLQGSFARKTMLKPLKDVDMVILLAEDHRWRWFGAGKGGPAASMAAIRQAVAARWPDARFDEDKQPAHALQVTFADCAFTFDLVPAFEDNETVEGVFIADRDLDRWEWSNTRTLRRVVRERNLATVGAFVHQVRMGKSFKTNQPTLEKLSGLVIESLWYAAITTKMSHAAATVTALDQAAEAVMGKVYDPTGVDNLAKDWTPGERSRFSQTFSLAAKRAREARRLAADGDHQAAIDIWHAVFGEPFPAPTAQFAAQALAALSAGSITSTGRAVTSQLGAQTNRPARSWRTR; encoded by the coding sequence ATGGCACCGCGAACCACAGGGGAGGCGTTTGGCGAGTTCGACGCCGCGCTGAACCTCGATCGGCGGGAACTGAAGCAGGCTCAGCGCCGCCACCAGGAGGTCACCGAGGTGTTGGCGGAGGCGGGCATCGCCTCGTCGACCTTGTTGCAGGGCAGCTTCGCCCGCAAGACGATGCTCAAGCCGCTCAAGGACGTCGACATGGTCATCCTGCTGGCCGAGGATCACCGGTGGCGGTGGTTCGGCGCTGGCAAGGGCGGTCCGGCCGCCTCGATGGCGGCGATCCGCCAGGCGGTCGCCGCCCGGTGGCCCGACGCCCGTTTCGACGAGGACAAGCAGCCCGCTCACGCGCTGCAGGTCACGTTCGCGGACTGCGCCTTCACGTTCGACCTGGTGCCGGCCTTCGAGGACAACGAGACCGTGGAGGGCGTGTTCATCGCCGACCGCGACCTCGACCGGTGGGAGTGGTCGAATACCCGCACTCTGCGGCGGGTGGTCCGTGAACGCAACCTGGCCACCGTCGGTGCCTTCGTGCATCAGGTCCGTATGGGTAAGTCATTCAAGACCAACCAGCCCACGCTGGAGAAACTGTCCGGCCTGGTCATCGAGTCCCTGTGGTACGCGGCGATCACGACGAAGATGTCCCACGCCGCCGCCACGGTCACCGCGCTCGATCAAGCGGCCGAGGCGGTCATGGGCAAGGTGTACGACCCGACCGGTGTGGACAACCTCGCCAAGGATTGGACACCGGGCGAGCGGTCCCGGTTCAGCCAGACGTTCAGCCTCGCGGCCAAGCGGGCTCGCGAGGCGCGGCGGCTGGCCGCCGACGGCGACCATCAGGCCGCTATCGACATCTGGCACGCGGTGTTCGGGGAGCCGTTCCCCGCACCGACCGCTCAGTTCGCCGCGCAGGCGCTGGCCGCGCTGAGCGCGGGCAGCATCACCTCCACCGGCCGGGCCGTGACTTCGCAACTCGGCGCCCAGACCAACCGGCCTGCGAGGTCATGGCGTACCCGGTGA
- a CDS encoding GNAT family N-acetyltransferase, whose protein sequence is MRIVPITAEYAADIVTWRYSVPYDCYDMTGIAPDFLIDPTSGFYALVDDSGLIGFRPFGPDGRVPGGVYDSSALDTGGGLRPEITGRGLGGEAISTGLAFGGRQFAPPAFRMTIAAFNVRAQRVVQLLGFEAVGRFAASTDGRDYDIFTRPA, encoded by the coding sequence GTGCGAATCGTGCCCATAACGGCAGAGTACGCGGCCGACATCGTTACCTGGCGGTACTCGGTGCCCTACGACTGCTACGACATGACCGGCATCGCCCCCGACTTTCTCATCGATCCCACCAGCGGTTTCTACGCCTTGGTGGACGACAGCGGGCTGATTGGTTTTCGTCCGTTCGGTCCGGACGGCCGGGTGCCAGGCGGCGTCTACGACTCATCGGCGCTCGACACCGGCGGAGGGCTACGGCCGGAGATCACCGGACGCGGCCTGGGCGGGGAGGCCATCAGCACCGGGCTGGCGTTCGGTGGACGGCAGTTCGCGCCGCCAGCGTTCCGGATGACGATCGCCGCGTTCAACGTCCGCGCGCAGAGGGTGGTACAGCTCCTCGGGTTCGAAGCGGTCGGCCGCTTCGCGGCGTCGACTGATGGGCGGGACTATGACATCTTCACCAGACCCGCTTGA
- a CDS encoding DUF4240 domain-containing protein yields MVNGGASHDGFEYFLGWLMAQGRMRWEATLADPDSLADVVDVDTGDLDGEEMLYVAPRAAEDEDAFLTALPDKVSIAAWGGGGALRL; encoded by the coding sequence GTGGTCAACGGCGGCGCCTCCCATGACGGCTTCGAGTACTTCCTTGGCTGGCTGATGGCGCAGGGGCGGATGCGGTGGGAGGCGACGCTCGCCGACCCGGACTCGCTCGCCGACGTCGTCGACGTGGACACCGGTGACCTCGACGGCGAGGAGATGCTCTACGTGGCGCCGAGGGCTGCCGAGGACGAGGATGCGTTCTTGACGGCGCTGCCGGACAAGGTAAGCATTGCCGCTTGGGGCGGCGGGGGAGCACTTCGACTTTGA